One genomic region from Phragmites australis chromosome 1, lpPhrAust1.1, whole genome shotgun sequence encodes:
- the LOC133888755 gene encoding uncharacterized protein LOC133888755 — protein sequence MSYGSGSSGGRRVEYGRTYVVRPKGRHQATIVWLHGLGDNGASWSQLLDSLPLPNIKWICPTAPTRPVAAFGGFPCTAWFDVEETSLDGRDDIEGLDASATHVANLLSSEPSDVRLGIGGFSMGAATALHSAACYAHGRFSNGIAYPITLSTVIGLSGWLPCSRTLRSKIESSQTALRKASALPILLSHGRADEVVTYRNGERSAEILRFSGFHSLNFKPYNGLGHYTIPEEMDDVSKWLSSRLGLDRSHG from the exons ATGAGCTACGGGAGCGGCTCTTCTG GCGGGCGCCGAGTTGAGTACGGCAGGACCTACGTGGTGAGGCCCAAGGGGAGGCACCAGGCCACCATTGTGTGGCTCCATGGCCTTGGCGACAATGGTGCAAG CTGGTCCCAGCTCCTGGATTCTCTTCCACTGCCTAAT ATAAAATGGATCTGCCCTACTGCACCAACACGGCCTGTCGCGGCTTTCGGTGGATTCCCTTGCACTGCAT GGTTTGATGTGGAGGAAACTTCGTTGGATGGCCGTGATGATATTGAAGGGCTCGATGCTTCAGCTACCCATGTCGCAAACCTACTGTCCTCCGAGCCATCTGATG TGAGGCTTGGGATCGGAGGTTTTAGCATGGGCGCTGCCACTGCCCTCCACTCAGCCGCATGCTATGCACATGGGAGATTCTCAAATGGCATTGCTTATCCGATCACCCTCAGCACTGTCATCGGTTTAAGTGGATGGCTCCCTTGCTCAAG GACACTGAGGAGCAAGATTGAGAGCTCACAGACTGCTCTGAGAAAAGCTTCTGCCTTGCCAATCCTGCTCAGCCATGGAAGAG CTGACGAGGTTGTCACCTACAGAAACGGTGAGAGGTCAGCTGAGATTCTGCGATTCTCAGGGTTCCACTCCCTGAACTTCAAACCCTACAATGG ACTGGGTCACTATACTATCCCTGAAGAGATGGACGACGTCAGCAAGTGGCTCAGCTCAAGGCTGGGGCTTGACCGATCCCACGGCTAA
- the LOC133915699 gene encoding uncharacterized protein LOC133915699, protein MPKDRSSRVASYESRRSRGSPYFSSHGRSSGSRRSEESSAAAAVAAAKQAAEWEEVRCPVCMDHPHNAVLLVCSSHEKGCRPFMCDTSSRHSNCYDQYREASKEISKDPEGAAAAAAAAAAAAECSECQQQLNLLCPLCRGPVRDCIKDYDARRYMNSKVRSCTTESCEFKGAYHELRKHARVEHPSARPMEVDPERQQDWRRMEQQRDLGDLISMLYSGLSSGMEDGGLRAIQVGEEGVTERAARPSIMVLIMRPSGSIQQYLSGRRRTIILLSQALGEPSPAGASGSGGDADATAPDSEAGDDPAPSTEASAGSQHGADEEEANGDPAQ, encoded by the coding sequence ATGCCAAAGGACAGGAGCTCCCGTGTCGCTTCCTACGAGAGCCGCCGGTCTCGTGGTTCGCCGTACTTCTCTTCGCATGGACGGAGCAGCGGTTCTCGCCGGTCAGAGGAGTCTTCCGCGGCTGCGGCGGTGGCCGCGGCAAAGCAGGCTGCAGAGTGGGAGGAGGTCCGCTGCCCCGTGTGCATGGATCACCCGCACAACGCGGTTCTGCTGGTCTGCTCGTCGCACGAGAAGGGCTGCCGCCCCTTCATGTGCGACACGAGCTCCCGGCACTCCAATTGCTACGACCAGTACCGCGAGGCCTCCAAGGAGATCTCTAAAGATCCAGAGGGGGCGGCTGCAgcggcagctgcagctgcagctgcagcagaGTGCAGCGAGTGCCAGCAGCAGCTGAATCTGTTGTGCCCGCTGTGCCGTGGGCCGGTCAGAGATTGCATCAAGGACTACGACGCGCGGAGGTACATGAATTCCAAGGTCCGGTCGTGCACCACGGAGTCGTGCGAGTTCAAGGGTGCCTACCACGAGCTGAGGAAGCACGCCAGGGTGGAACATCCGTCGGCGAGGCCGATGGAGGTGGATCCAGAGCGGCAGCAGGACTGGCGCAGGATGGAGCAGCAGCGTGATCTTGGGGACTTGATCAGCATGCTGTACTCTGGGCTCAGCAGCGGCATGGAGGATGGTGGACTCAGGGCCATCCAAGTAGGGGAAGAGGGCGTCACCGAGAGGGCAGCGCGCCCGTCCATCATGGTCCTCATTATGCGGCCAAGCGGCTCGATCCAGCAGTACTTATCAGGCCGCAGAAGGACGATCATTCTGTTAAGCCAGGCTCTCGGTGAACCCTCCCCAGCAGGAGCAAGCGGCAGCGGTGGCGATGCCGATGCCACCGCACCAGACAGCGAGGCAGGCGATGACCCTGCGCCATCGACCGAGGCGTCCGCTGGTTCGCAGCATGGTGCCGATGAAGAAGAAGCCAACGGCGACCCCGCGCAATGA